A part of Papilio machaon chromosome 11, ilPapMach1.1, whole genome shotgun sequence genomic DNA contains:
- the LOC106709699 gene encoding collagen alpha-1(I) chain, producing the protein MFYGSVYWWVTLIAICSAEKWRFPEKTARSARIDSKVKFTEPSINSNQNFLPNRGNIPNNAVPNDLIDQAASQNFYYQPGPGHYGDVVQPLQGQKVPFLMHQTTDKELVKPVHESDGTLDSLDRCMCRQKRDCMQRLTNAHVCGPNMKLCCFTDNNLSAVNRAEYFNELVDERPMLLPGRAPNSGPFPPPPDSVLTGAGKYAPGRAPDAMLLAALDMYRDQPAPARPRHDPLLSTPNHVPAPQLNRPVFIGTGGPNALHRAGTHMVSKNNYILANNAKRPLLVGPEGPSGVVGPYRIGPQSLHPKPLVINDERPELTNSNGQNYDGSLIPYSLQQDLHPSQSAQRPILVGPGGPTGVIGPEYNQRPILVGPGGPTGIIGPRRPILVGFGGQSGMIGPNYMPTAKPGVRRPVLVGPGGPTGVIGPYRIYFK; encoded by the exons atgttttatg GTAGTGTGTACTGGTGGGTCACATTAATAGCTATATGTTCAGCTGAAAAATGGCGCTTCCCAGAGAAGACGGCGAGATCAGCGCGCATCGATTCAAAAGTCAAGTTCACCGAACCATCCATCAACAGCAACCAGAACTTCCTACCGAACAG AGGGAATATCCCGAACAATGCGGTACCGAATGATCTGATAGATCAAGCGGCGTCCCAGAACTTCTACTATCAGCCTGGCCCTGGGCACTACGGAGATGTGGTCCAGCCGCTGCAGGGACAGAAAGTTCCTTTTCTCATGCACCAGACCACCGATAAAGAATTAGTAAAACCTGT GCATGAATCTGACGGCACCCTGGACTCTCTTGACCGCTGCATGTGCAGACAGAAAAGGGACTGCATGCAGCGACTGACCAATGCG CACGTTTGTGGTCCAAACATGAAACTGTGCTGCTTCACTGACAACAATCTTTCAG ctGTCAACAGGGCAGAGTATTTTAACGAGCTAGTCGATGAGCGGCCCATGCTGCTGCCGGGACGCGCGCCCAACAGCGGGCCCTTCCCGCCCCCGCCAGACTCCGTGCTCACCGGGGCCGGCAAGTACGCTCCTGGCCGCGCGCCCGACGCCATGCTTCTGGCCGCGCTCGACATGTACCGCGACCAGCCCGCGCCCGCCCGACCCCGCCACGACCCGCTGCTGTCCACACCCAATCACGTACCCGCGCCGCAGCTCAACAGGCCCGTGTTCATCGGCACCGGTGGCCCTAATGCCTTGCACCGCGCAGGCACTCACATGGTGTCCAAAAATAACTACATACTAGCCAACAACGCCAAGAGACCGTTGCTGGTTGGGCCTGAAGGACCCTCTGGAGTCGTCGGACCCTACAGAATTGGCCCGCAAAGTCTACATCCGAAGCCTTTGGTTATTAACGACGAAAGACCGGAACTAACGAACTCCAACGGACAGAATTACGACGGAAGTCTCATTCCGTACAGTCTGCAGCAGGATTTGCACCCGAGCCAGTCCGCTCAGAGGCCGATCCTCGTCGGCCCCGGAGGCCCGACCGGTGTCATCGGACCTGAATACAATCAGCGACCAATTCTGGTGGGTCCAGGCGGCCCCACGGGTATCATCGGCCCACGCAGACCTATCCTGGTCGGTTTCGGGGGACAGTCCGGTATGATCGGACCTAACTACATGCCAACAGCGAAGCCAGGCGTCCGACGGCCCGTGCTGGTTGGCCCCGGCGGACCGACGGGGGTCATCGGCCCCTACAGGATATACTTTAAGTAA